In the genome of Dromiciops gliroides isolate mDroGli1 chromosome 1, mDroGli1.pri, whole genome shotgun sequence, the window gacacttaacacttactagctgtgtgaccctgggcaagtcacttaaccccaattgcctcactaaaaaaaaaaaattaaaagaaggtattgttctcagaagctaaggattttgaactcaactcaagaccaccttcaagtccagtgaaccaatggatttggatgatgcctaccaatcagcctgaagcagtgtgtaaggaccgcctctgctccagacctataaaaagcttccatactcaCTTTGAAGAGAGTTCATATGATTGAAGCAGACTCctggcggaggacttgaggaagaaccagaccaggctggaactcaaggctagataggccttttcttgacTCTACATGTTCTGTTTTTctatacctagtatgctttaataaatgcttaatgcccaaagactggcgctaaagcttctaatttaaggcgaccacacattagattttttagacacacatttagattttaaacatcacagaccCTAACCCTCTCTTGACCTCCAGGAAAGATTTTCCATTTTCAACTGCTTATTGGGCATCTCAatctggatgtcccatagacatcttaaacttaacatgtccaaaactgaactatcTCATCCTCAGAAAAAATACCCTtcccttttcctaactttcctattactgttgagggtaccattatcctcccagtcacccaagcttgaaacctaggtgttatccttgactcctcattctctctcacccccaTCCCCCCAACCCTCCTAACATCCAACCAGTAGTTAtgtcttgccatttctaccttaaCATCATTCATACATGTGCCCCCACTCTTCTGTCTGCTAACATTCTAACATTGAcatcaccctggtgcaggcctttATCATCTTACAcctagactatttcaataacCTGCTAGATGGTCTCCTGGCTTCAAGTGTCTCCTCACTCCAGgttatcctccattcagctgacaaactgatcttcctaaagtgcaggtctgactatAACCATCAGCCATTCcacaaactccagtggttccctgttaccATGTGGTGACACTGGCCTCGTTGATACTCCTTGAACAATACTCCTCCAGGCTCAGTGCATTTTTCATTGACTTCTCTATACCCggaactctcttcctcctcctcctcctccctaccTCCGAggttccttggcttccttcaaacctCCGCCAAattcccactttctgcaagaaacctGTCCTAGATCCTCTTTAATTTTAGCGTCTCCTCTCTGACATTGCTtcctctgtgtttgtgtgtgtgtgtgtgtgtgtgtgtgtgtgtgtgtgtgtatttgtacatagttatttgtttgttgtctcccctatcagactgtgagctcctggagaacatggaccattttttgccttttgttgtgtggaaatttattttgatttggggaccctacctttgggctgagattagaaagtcttgggccctcaggtttttcttctctgtgtgggagggactggtgcccctccccctctgcttcagctgagccaaaaaagccctgtgggctatacaagacaccaggtcagacggctggaggaaaaagccccagctccctcagccctgagcagatctatctgagagatcccgggctcatccaggccggcctctggcatagcctgtgagAGGTCCCTGGACGCACAGCAGGGGGACTCATGAGACACCTGAgcgtcccctccccccagccgcagccctggctggtggattagcttggtgtgtgtgggggcgcaGGGAGCCCcaaggtttgagtggagagaaggaatatatatacaGGGTAGCTAGACAGTAGGGGCGGCGGACTGAtggaacagacagacagaacaggagacagtacaggaggttggagaaagctgagggggcggggtggagagcacagaagtggtcagcacagggtacaggttggagaaagtgaagattaagagaacagaaaggctggagcactaagagagggggggtggaggagaaaaagcaaaaagcaagaaagcaaggatggaggctggaagattaagaagacagtaatAGAGGTGACTGAGGAAGGAGGCGtatggagtaaggggcttttcaggggttcatcgCTACGGTAATGAGAGAGCAGTTAAAAAGTTAAGCAGGGGAGCCAGAGTGAaggtgaaagttggagaaaactggagcataccctaaggcaagaggcagcaaaggcccttattgtattgaaAGCAGACAGgctgtataatttgcatttcttaacccttatatcttacatttatttttataaataaattctgctttgattatttaattaagaggcttcttaatagtttgcttatcaattttgggagtggaacaGTGTGGTAGAAccttataaatggcccatattaaattaatttagccactgcaccacctagctgccccttatccaaTGTTTTTGCTCCCTGGAGCCCCACAGAACAAATCTACTCCCTCTTCAGTACAGTCTcttaaaatacttaaagacaTCTATCACTTGCTGCCCTCCTGTTCCTCCTCTAAttattaatagcagtcagataaccagtcaacagtcccagattaagatTAAGTCAGATTAGGCCCCTCAAATTAGGCCAgcaagttaacaaaatatttttacatttgaatggcaaccacaaagggatttacagcccaattataatttttctaaacttataataatttttcataagtacagttatataatttttcagactagattagctagttaataataatttttttttgcattccgggtgcttagcacagtgcctggtacatagtaggtgcttgaatTCTAGTTGACTGACACATAATTGTCCCATTATCTAGACAACttctatcttttccacaagaatagcatgagagactttatccaatgtttcttttttttttttaattatctatttatttgtttttgcagggcagtgggggttaagtgacttgcccaggtcacacagctagtaagtgtcaagtgtctgaggtcggatttgaactcaagtactcttgaatccagggctggtgctttatccactgcaccacctagctgccccttatccaaTGTTTTTGCTCCCTGGAGCCCCACAGAACAAATCTACTTAAAGACATCTATCACTTCCTGCCCTCCTGTTCCTCCTCTAAGGTCTTTCTCTGACTCAACATCTTCCTTCAGCTGATCTAGTCGTGGTATGAGCTTAAGGCCCTTTCTATTggaagggctaaaattctagcgatattgtctaaaacatctaatgagtggtcgccaataaattataagctttagcaagagttagatttttaagcatttattaaggagaataaaaatttggtaaagagagagaaaaaggcctagattcctctatctattaaagggagagagcattcctagctctgctctccgccagagtccacaggaaagagagccagcgcgccagcctcccccttcttcctcccaacagcaaacatcacttcctgatgccaaagaaaagacacatggtcctgccctcagaggccctctcctcatgttggagctttcctacagtaagtctccagcaggtggcatcattccaatcattacactattcTGCTAGCCATCCCCCTCTGGCCACTCTCTAGCTctttaatgtccttcctaaactgtggttgtccccaaaactgaacacaatattccagatatgaTCTTACTCATGGAACTGTCCCCTCCTGAATACTACACCTCTCCATGCAACCTGGCTTTCTTGGCTgtcatcacactgttgactcaatATCTAGCAGCGAGTCCGAGGGATAGCCTCAGCAGCAGTGATGCCATCAGAGAATTTGCTATAAACCTCCATTTGCTGCCAGAAGCAATAAGAGGAACTGGTGGTAATAGAAGCTAAACTTTTAAAAGCTTTAGGCAAAACCAGAGAACACTTTTTTCCATCTGACCGGAATACCCAAACCCTTTCTTTAAGTGGGAAACCCAGGTCAATCGACGTATATGACATACTTTCCCTTTGGGTTGGAGCAATCAATTTTGGCAACCAAGTGAAGTGTCAGTGAATACCCTCATGTTCTCCATCATCCAGAGAACATGTGAGTCTGTCTCATACTACCTCCCAAGccctcttccagctccaaaagcCCAAGTCTTGGATTTTCAACAATAAATGACCACCTGATGGTTTTAGATGTGGTCTATCTGCATGCAGTGTCTCAGAGAGGTCTAGAGGGCCTTGAGAACTCTCTGGAAATGTGAACTTTGCAAAACCTGCTTTGGGTCAATCTCTCAAGGAAAGTGtattcagaggacctggattcaaattctctttcttttctttttttgcatataaatattttatgattttccagttacatttagagataattttcaacatttgtttttttgtttgtttgtttgttttttggcggggcaatgggggttaagtgacttgcccagggtcacacagctagtaattgtcaagtgtctgaggccggatttgaactcaggtactcctgaatccagggccggtgcttatccactgcgccacctagccgcccccaacaacatttgtttttataagatttctagtttcaaatttttctccctccctccctcccctccctctcccctcccccagacagcaagtaatctgatataggttatatatgtacaatcactttaagcatatttctgcattagtcatgttatgagagaagaatcagagcaaaaaggaaaaacctcaaaaaagaaaaacaacaaaaacaatagaaattgtatggtttgatctgcatccagattccacaggttttttgtgttggttttttttttttttttagtgaggcaattggggttaagtgacttgcccagggtcacacagctagtaagtgttaagtgtctgaggctggatttgaactcaggtactcctgactccagggccgatgcttcatccactgtgccacctagctgccccttttgtgttggttttttttctggatttggagagcattttccatcatgactcctttggatctaggaccattgtattgctgagaagaattcaGATTCTATTTCTGACACTCTAGGTGTGACCTAGGCAAATCACAACTTGCATGGGCCTTGGTAGAACCTGAccacctctaaggtcttttccagttctagatctctgATCTTACCCCTTCACATCAGACCTAAATCAGTCCTTCTGCAACTTCCATTCACTTTTCCTAACTGTCCCCTAGGGTCTTCTTCCAAGACAGCCTTTACAATCTGAGAAGACAGCCTCtatggtgtgagaaaataataggggtttggggacttccaggggccgaaaaaccacacctacctgaaagctttgttACCGCCAGAGGACCTCTGACCTGGCCTCTGACATTAGCATGACTGCACCCAACtgcctcaagtccagtgaaccagtagATTtaagtgatgctagccaatgagctttgaacaaTATTTATGGGCGGgttctgctcctgccctcagtgaACTTGCACAGACTCTCAACTCTCCTTGGTGCGGGAACAGGGTGAGTGCAGAGgcagccctctagggttccccattttctcttttttttttagtgaggcaattggggttaagtgacttgcccagggtcacacagccagtaagtgttaagtgtctgaggccggatttgaactcaggtcctcctgactccagggccggtgctctatccacttgcatgggcctccattttctctcttctctaggctttcctatctttcagagccatatgtcttctctttactaatatctaatatactttaataaatgcttaatgcctggggcagctagatggcgcagtggatagagcatcggccctggattcaggagtacctgagttcaaatccggcctcagacacttaacacttactagttgtgtgaccctgggcaagtcacttaaccaccattgcctcacttaaaaaaaaaaaccaaaccaataaatgcttaatgcccaaaactagtGCAGttgcctctaatttctaagtaacaaatatattagaaaccccagctaaattttctttacacttgggacaggaataggtgaccacacatttaattttacatgtcACTATGCCCTACCCTCTAAACCTtctaagtcagtcaataaatatttaagtacctgctatgtgtcacAAACAACACTAAGCTTAGTGATACAAAGGCAAATATGGGCCCTAACCTCATGGAGCTCATAATATTACAGgtaagacaacatgcaaataactgtacaAACCAAGGCATACACAGGTTAAACAGAaattaatcaaaagagaaaaggcactagaattaagagggaaaggcttcctgtagaaagtgggattttaggcAGGActcaaagaaaatcagaaaagtcAGGGAGTGGAGATGAGGGAAAGCACTCCAGggttgggggacagccagtgaaaatatccAGTCAGGAAATGAGTGTCTTTTTCAACAAACAGCAAGGAATccattgtcactggatccaaGAGGATGTGGGGTGTCAATGGAAGTATAAGACTGGAAGGGTTGGGGTTTATGGGGATAGTGGCTTGTAAATGGCTTTGAATGTTAAACCTGCCAGTTTGTTCAATCTTTGCATACTCTGGTCTCCAATCTCCTCACCATTATAATTACCTTCTAGTTTGTCTACATCTTTCCTAAGATAAGTTTagcagaactgaacacaatggGACTATCTCAAACCTTCTTTCTGACCACTTTACATGTTTTTTATGCTTCCTGAAATTGGATTTTTGGCTTCCATATCAGTTGTCTTGAGCTTGCAGTCCAAtaaaaaccccagatctttttcaatgAACTATTGTCTATTCACACTTCCTCCATTCTTTATTTGTGTGGTTGGTTTTTTGGAACTCAAGTATAGGACTTCATTTATtccattaaatttcattttaatacatATGCTTATAACTCCCCCCACAAACTGCACACCTGAGAAAAGATCACACCCCAACATCTCTGTAGGGTTTAATTGCTTTAATAGTTCGCATTTACTAAATTGTCTGACATGACAGAAAGGACTTCAGTCTTCTAAATCCACAGTTCTTGCTAAAAAAGTCCCATGTTATCAATATACCGAGAAAAGGGAAGCCACTGTCCTGGCTCAGTATGCAAGAACCCAGGCTTTGTCTTGGAGGTGTTCCGGTCCATCCCATCTTGCTAATACAGTCCCTAGGTGTTGCTCATTCAGGCTCCTTGACAGAGCCTGCTCAGGGTCTCAGTGGCTCAAGGATTTCCGACCCTTCAGCATTCGCCGCAAGATAACCTGGATTCCACCAGGGGTGCTGAGCCTCCGAATCCAACCATGTTTCCGCTTCCGTTTGATGTTACTGGGCTGATACTCATTGCCTCGGGCCTTAGAACGGACCTGTTGATAGCACCAAGGTGCCAGGGACCCATTCTGTGCTGCACGGAAGCTGCCACAGGGATCAGTTGAGACTCGAGTGAGGAGGGTGATAGTCCTGAACTGGGGCAGCCATGGTAGGAATGATCTAGAATGAAGGAAGGGGTTTTCTTTGAGCAAGCTCAATGAGAGGAGACAACACTGGAGTGTGGATGACAGGCCAAGTTGGTAACCAACCAGAAACTGACTAGTGAAATGCccatttctctttattatttaGGACTATGGCTGGGCTATGAACAGAACTGGGCACcaatggaagagagaaaggggaatggaCCCCAGTAATAACTCACAAGTATGTAGCAGATTGATATAGCATAAATAAAGAATGCAGGCTCTGAAGTCAACAGACCACACATCATGCCTCTAGTCTTATCtctgaccataggcaaatcatttgacctctgagggcctgtttcctcatttataaaataggactCATTATTATAATACCTATATCCTAGGATTGTCATCCTATTAGAGAAACACTGGAGCCATTATTATTGGCACTTTTGTCATTTGCAAATCACCTCTATTGATGCTCACAATAATCCCATGGGGAAAGCAGAGCAGGtatcattaaccccatttttttttagagaggaggaaacagggAAGTTTCCTCTAGAGAGGGggagtgacttacctagggtcacccTAAattaatgggggggaggggactgTGTCTTTTGGCTCTAGATaaagattctctccctcccagcaGCATAGAGACAATccactctctccccctccacaCCAATTATCCACTCAACTAGGCTCTAAGCTCCTCAAGAGTGGACTGacatttaaatacacacacacacacacacacacacacacacacacacacacacacacagatgtgtgtgtgtccctAGGGCTGAGCACAGGGCCTTGCATgaagcagacacttaataaatcttaGGCTCTCCCCAATCACtgacccttcctccctctttctactTATTCCCTCTCCTCCTGACATGCCCACCCTGGCCCAGAATCCCATCGTTAGAGATAAACAGCTACCTCAAACTCACATTGTAAGTGATCAGAATCCTGACACGACATTGTTCCCTCTATAAGGGCTACACTATCCGCTTCTTTCCAGCTGGGACATCCCGAGTTTTAAAAtactcttctcctctcccttctagctccaacacTACTCATTCTAAAATGCCCTCCTGgctcttttctagctctaacattccatattctaagggtcccctccccctttctagtTCAAACAATGTATACCGAACActggaacttggagtcagaaaggcctgcgttcgaaccctgcctcagacactaagagATGTACAATCATAAccctgtgtctcagtttcatcctctgtaaaaggatggggctaggtggtgaagtggataaagcacccaccctggattcaggaggacttagttcagatccagcctcagacacctgacacttactagctgtgtgaccctgggcaagtcacttaaccctcattgtcccgaaaaattaaaaaaaaaaatgatggggctgGCCTTTAAAGTGCTCCTCAGATTTAATGTCCTCTATTCGCCTCTCTTCGCTCCACTGTTCCACATTCTAATGCTCTCTTCCCGCCCCTCCCCTTGCAGCTCGAaagttccatgttctaaggctcccttccccctcctcagctCTAATGTTTCATGGTCTAagactctcctctccctcccactcctaaAGTTTCAAGTTCTAAGGCTTCCATCCCCTCCTCAGCTCTTATGCTCCATGTTCTAAGGCTCCCCTCTCCCTTGCCCAGTTTTAAAATTCCATGGTCTCCCCGCTCTCATCTAACGTTCCGTGTTCTAAggttccccttccctcttctcctccagaTTCTTCCCACTCTAGCCCTCACCTGGCAGCAGCGTCATGGACAACGGGGAACCCACCCCGGGGTCCCACGAGGCCCCGCCACTGACTGAATGCGCGCAGCACGAAGCCCATCCTCCTCTCCGCCTCGACGTAGACCACCCTAAGCCTGCAACAATACCGTCTCCCATTGGCTTCTACCTGCCAATCGCTGCGCTCTGTAAGAGCAGGCGCGTAACGCATGGGGGCAGACACGTTCACCTTGCTCTCGTCCtctcagtgggaaaaaaaaaaagcagggccTTGTTGCAAGAGCTCACGGGAGGTGTAGTTTCTGAGGGCGGCCGGAACGTACGTACGTACAGCTCAGGCTGAGGCTGGCTTTCGACGCCTCACCTAGAGCTGGTTAGCGCCTGCGCTGGAGGCGGGGCCTTAGCTCAGTGTCCACCCTACAgcaattgtttaataaatgctgagtgATAATGATGGAGACCTTTTTGCAGAAAAGATCTAATGCCAGCTTCTGTTTGCAATAGGGCTTGGAAAGAATGTACTAGTTGTTGATTAAAAGGATCTGAACAAAGTAGTGTCccatcagatagatagataaaattacttttttaaccGTGTATTATGCTCCGGGCactgctaaacactgggaatatgaGACTAAGGGAAAAGACATACCCTGCTTACATtctgagggagagaaggggggaagagggaggaagcgAGCGGGGGtgaggagagtgagagagagggtgtggggaggagagagagggaaggaaggaaggagagaatcagTGTGTGAGACAAGTATGCTGAGAGTGGTTTGAGACCATCTCCGTCTATGCCAGAACACAGACTTGAATCATGCCTAAGAGTTTTTAAAGGGACACCCATAGTCTCTGAACAATGGATTGAGAGGAGGGAATGGGCACCGCAAGAGCTAAGAAGCAACTGCAGCAGTAGTGGAGGAGGCATCATTGCCAACCTTGCTCAGTTTTTAAAACTGAGCTGAGCCAGAAAGGATGGGCAAGACATcaactggcaaaaaaaaagagatactgaAGAGAGGACTAAACTACagcaaaggagggagagatcaaggaggaccattggtcctcttcaggcATCTCGGAACAGAAAATTTGGTGGTTGCCAATTTTACTCACCTCCTCAAGAACCAAAGAAACTTCCCCCCAAAAGTCTGTTCCCTCCCCAACTTCCCCTCTCTATGCATGCCCAATAACAGATGCTATACTGTGTTCTgttatcctgattttttttttttttgccttcactGTTTGTTTAGAAGccaggagagagatagagataagaaaaaaattttaatcactGCAGAAGGCCAAACCTCTGTGTGGGTGTTAGAAATTTTCCTAATTAGGGGTTCTGAGCTATTGTGCTAGAATTAATAACTTTTTATCTGATAAAAGCTACTTAAAATATCTCCAGGCTAAAAGGCGAGCTAACTAAAAACAAGCAGGTGACAGATTAAATCTCCcaggaagaaaaaagatgggaAGGATAGGGTGGCAACCAGAGAAAAGTTTATACCCTAAAGCCTCTGAAAGAGGAGattagaaagacctgaaaaggggcagctaggtggcacagtggatagagcaccggccctggaatcaggaggacctgagttcaaatccggcctcagacacttaacacttactagctgtgtgaccctgggcaagtcacttaaccccagttgcctcactaaaaaaaaaaaaaaaggaaagaaagaaggacctGAAAAAAGATCCAGTCAGGAAGAAGGAACAGAAAGGATCAACTTCCAGCTGGTCAACTCTACCCTTTATACAACACCCATTATTACTCATCAGCCACCATTTCCCCTTATAAACACACAAGTATCCACAGCTTCAAAACATAGAACAGTTTAATTTACACAATAAAAGATTCAGAAAAgacttccttctctttttgttttgttactcATCAATTTGAGGCAGCTGGGTGTCTCAGAGGACAGTGCTATACCTGGAACCAGGtagttgttgttgctcagttgtttcagtcatgtctgactctttgtgttcacattttggggtttcttggcaaagattctggggtggtttgccacttccttctccagatcattttacagatgaggaaactgaggcacgcagttaaagtgacttgcccatggtcacacagctagtaagtgtctgaggttgcatttgaactcaggtcctcctgactccaggcctgaccttctatccacctcaccacctagctgctcaggaAGTCAAAAGCCAGAAGAATGGAAGTATAACAAgctagaaagggaaaggaaaagggacttgatctctttggggggaggaggggaaggcacTCTCAAGATTGAACCCAGTCTATGCAAATCAAGAGCAGAAGTCACTTGTGGAAAAGAGTCCCCTGGGCCATGGATCACAAAAGTCAGAGGTCTGAGGTTCTTCTCATAGAAGATGGCGCTGTAGCCACTAAGGGAAAAGCAGCTTCTTGTGGTTCAGGGAATGGAGTTAAGCATCAACCGGAGGTGTTGGATGAGAGGTCACTCAGTAATGGTGTGATAAACGTCAGCAAAGTAGAGTTAAAACATGACAATTCATTGTAGTAAAAGGCTGCTCTGTTCCCTGGTAGGTTTTTGGACGCCTACCCTGAGTAAAACCACCAGATTCCATCcgttcttccctccttctcttgctTTTAGAGACTGTCAAATAAAGAATCTGGGGGTAATTCACCCAACCTGGCTCAGTCACCTTTACTGCAGAAGGCCAAACCTCTGTGTGGGAGGAgctagaaagggaaaggaaaaaggactcaacagaaagacagaaagacaaattGAAAAGCTGATTTTTTCAGTGACAAGATACTCAGTTCACAGAGGCTCATGTAAGCAAAAGGTACCCTCTGCTGGTGCTAGAGAaggaattaatcaatcaacaagcatttactaagtgcttgctGTATTCCAGGGAGTATACTGAGCATTGGGAACgcaaaaaagacacaaaaacagTCCCTATGAATAGCTTTGAGCTTCACACATGCTGGACTAGCATGGAAAACAAAGGTTTATGTGGatcaagaaaaacatgaatagagCCTTTGTGGGGAGGGCTGTGCTGTGGGACCTGGGTTTAATACAAAAGAAAGTTGTAATGGGCCAAAGGTGCTTGATATTCTTGAGGTTCTAGTGCAATCCCTTCATGGTCAGCTTTGTGGTACAATGAACAAGagatgaatttggaatcagaggatctgagttcaaatcttgactgtgACATTGACTGCTTgagtgacattaggcaagtcacaacttttctgCACCTAAATTTCCTATGAATTCATTAGCGCCAAGCCCATCTGAGGGAGGAGAACCAAAGACTAGGGAGGAGGCACAGAGGAAGGACAGTAGTAACATCTgctgagaagaaaaaacaaaacatcagtaGTGGTGCATCAATACGGGGAGAGTTGCAAACAAAAG includes:
- the MRPL34 gene encoding 39S ribosomal protein L34, mitochondrial; amino-acid sequence: MRYAPALTERSDWQVEANGRRYCCRLRVVYVEAERRMGFVLRAFSQWRGLVGPRGGFPVVHDAAARSFLPWLPQFRTITLLTRVSTDPCGSFRAAQNGSLAPWCYQQVRSKARGNEYQPSNIKRKRKHGWIRRLSTPGGIQVILRRMLKGRKSLSH